The Limnochorda sp. LNt genome includes a region encoding these proteins:
- a CDS encoding diacylglycerol kinase: MNKGPVGRARNVAQSFQFAGRGLVWALRTQRNLRIHFLLAILVLVLASVVQLRRQDLAVLALTIVVVLVAELLNTAIEAATDLLSPRYDEIARTAKDVAAGAVLVSAVGAVGIGVLLFYEPLLVALASGGRLGTRSATYLALTGLGLTLLLAWAAKTWLNRPPRLVGGMPSGHAAVAAALATAIYATSPHPGVTLLALLLAGLVAESRVEAGLHSVWEVVAGFALGVGVMGAVFVLLG; this comes from the coding sequence GTGAACAAGGGGCCCGTGGGACGGGCTCGCAACGTGGCCCAGAGCTTCCAGTTCGCCGGCCGGGGCCTGGTCTGGGCCTTGCGGACGCAGCGCAACCTGCGCATCCACTTCCTGCTGGCCATCCTGGTGCTGGTGCTGGCCTCGGTGGTGCAGCTGCGGCGGCAGGATCTCGCGGTGCTGGCGTTGACCATCGTGGTGGTGCTGGTGGCCGAGCTTCTCAACACCGCCATCGAGGCGGCGACGGATCTACTCTCGCCCCGCTACGACGAGATCGCCCGGACCGCCAAGGACGTCGCGGCAGGCGCCGTGCTCGTGAGCGCGGTGGGGGCGGTGGGCATCGGCGTGCTCCTCTTCTACGAGCCCCTGCTGGTGGCGCTGGCGTCGGGCGGGCGGCTGGGGACCCGGTCCGCCACTTACCTGGCATTGACGGGGCTGGGGCTGACCCTGCTGCTGGCCTGGGCGGCCAAGACGTGGCTCAACCGCCCTCCCCGGCTGGTGGGGGGCATGCCCAGCGGCCACGCGGCGGTGGCCGCGGCGCTTGCCACGGCCATCTACGCCACGAGCCCCCACCCGGGCGTGACGCTGCTGGCACTGCTGCTGGCGGGGCTGGTAGCCGAGAGCCGGGTCGAGGCGGGGCTGCACAGCGTCTGGGAGGTCGTGGCGGGGTTCGCCCTGGGCGTGGGCGTGATGGGGGCGGTCTTCGTCCTGCTGGGGTGA
- a CDS encoding HD family phosphohydrolase: MRALSGSKSEAGEGHGSLVVARPPAGARTTWRWIKERLGTYRGRLPLDRAARLLGHPAAVAVYAWAVLVILFLPAVTQPTVQLAPGQVSPVDVSAPRTIENRYRTALLQEEAVKDALRRASEDPANYSIDPTAAVQAGDRVRKALTLLKEERSSLWRSAGEAPSSSAANARAGALQPRLLDEARLVLPGSVVAAALRLPDAGFSTVTQQAPALVERIMGTVRIGAGDVDDARQRLAQEVAALDASEEVKGVVQELAAAALVPNLILDPARLERVRQEATRGVQPVMVLQDQVILRRGDVVTEEHVQLLRDLGMLQRGGQLLSSLLGVGLVLAALVAITAFYLARFHGAVVRSRRMATMIASLALLVAVAARVLDELPWSFAGYLTPVALAAMLATVLLDAHVGIVLVAALSVLSGLLFDFDARPVAVGFVTGTVAVFNVHRLGQRSDLTRTGVVAGVAGLVALAALGLLQADARTVAASWAGLANGLLSAVLALGVLPFVESLFGVVSSVRLMELCNPNQPLLRRLLLEAPGTYHHSLMVGNLAETAAEAVGADPVLCRAGALYHDVGKIRRPYFFVENQFGDANPHDRLTPSLSTLIIMSHVKDGVDLARQARVPEVIVEFIRSHHGTDLVRYFYQKALNAEGPEKVKEEDFRYPGPKPRSKETAIVMLADSVEASARALGHATPGRIEGLVRRVIRERLLDGQLDESTLTLQELNTIANAFVRVLTGVYHARIEYPQLEREVQVRRHESK; the protein is encoded by the coding sequence TTGCGAGCCCTGTCAGGGAGCAAGAGCGAGGCCGGGGAGGGCCATGGGAGCCTGGTGGTGGCCCGGCCCCCTGCCGGGGCAAGGACGACCTGGCGCTGGATCAAGGAGAGGCTCGGGACCTACCGGGGGCGTCTGCCGCTGGACCGGGCGGCGCGCCTGTTGGGTCACCCGGCCGCGGTCGCCGTCTACGCCTGGGCGGTGCTGGTCATCCTCTTCCTGCCGGCGGTCACCCAGCCGACGGTCCAGCTGGCGCCCGGCCAGGTCAGCCCCGTGGACGTCAGCGCCCCCCGCACCATCGAAAACCGCTACCGCACGGCCCTCCTGCAGGAGGAGGCCGTCAAGGACGCCTTGCGCCGGGCCTCGGAGGATCCGGCCAACTACTCCATCGATCCCACCGCGGCGGTGCAGGCCGGCGACCGGGTGCGCAAGGCCCTGACCCTGTTGAAGGAGGAGCGCTCCAGCCTCTGGAGATCGGCCGGGGAGGCCCCCTCGTCGTCGGCGGCCAACGCCCGGGCCGGCGCGCTCCAGCCACGACTGCTGGACGAGGCGCGGCTGGTGCTGCCGGGGTCAGTGGTGGCCGCGGCCCTGCGCCTGCCCGACGCCGGCTTCTCGACCGTGACGCAGCAGGCGCCGGCCTTGGTGGAGCGGATCATGGGGACCGTGCGCATCGGCGCCGGCGACGTCGATGACGCCCGCCAGCGGCTGGCCCAGGAGGTGGCGGCTCTCGATGCGTCCGAGGAGGTCAAGGGCGTCGTCCAGGAGTTGGCGGCCGCCGCGCTGGTGCCCAACCTGATCCTCGACCCGGCCCGGCTGGAGCGGGTCCGCCAGGAGGCGACGCGCGGCGTCCAGCCCGTCATGGTGCTGCAGGACCAGGTCATCCTGCGCCGCGGCGACGTGGTGACCGAGGAGCACGTGCAGCTGCTGCGGGACCTGGGCATGCTGCAGCGGGGCGGCCAGCTCCTGAGCAGCCTGCTGGGCGTGGGGCTGGTGCTGGCCGCGCTGGTGGCCATCACGGCCTTCTACCTGGCCCGCTTCCACGGGGCCGTGGTGCGCTCGCGCCGCATGGCGACCATGATCGCCTCCCTGGCCCTGCTGGTGGCGGTGGCGGCCCGGGTGCTCGACGAGCTGCCGTGGAGCTTCGCCGGATACCTCACCCCGGTGGCCCTGGCCGCCATGCTGGCCACGGTGCTCCTGGATGCCCACGTGGGCATCGTGCTGGTGGCGGCGCTGTCGGTGCTGAGCGGGCTGCTGTTCGACTTCGACGCGCGTCCGGTCGCCGTGGGCTTCGTGACGGGCACCGTGGCCGTCTTCAACGTCCACCGCCTGGGGCAGCGGTCCGATCTGACCCGCACGGGCGTCGTGGCGGGCGTGGCCGGGCTGGTGGCGCTGGCGGCCCTGGGTTTGCTGCAGGCGGACGCTCGTACCGTGGCGGCCTCCTGGGCGGGGCTGGCCAACGGGCTGCTGAGCGCCGTGCTGGCGCTGGGCGTGCTGCCCTTCGTCGAGAGCCTGTTCGGCGTCGTCTCCAGCGTGCGCCTGATGGAGCTGTGCAACCCCAACCAGCCGCTGCTGCGGCGGCTGCTGTTGGAGGCGCCAGGCACCTATCACCACAGCCTGATGGTGGGCAACCTGGCCGAGACCGCCGCCGAGGCGGTGGGGGCCGACCCGGTGCTCTGCCGGGCGGGGGCGCTGTATCACGACGTCGGCAAGATCCGGCGCCCCTACTTCTTCGTGGAGAACCAGTTCGGCGACGCCAATCCCCACGATCGACTCACCCCCAGTCTCAGCACGCTCATCATCATGTCGCACGTCAAGGACGGGGTGGACCTGGCCCGCCAGGCCAGGGTGCCCGAGGTCATCGTCGAGTTCATCCGCTCGCACCACGGCACGGACCTGGTGCGCTACTTCTACCAGAAGGCCCTCAACGCGGAGGGCCCGGAGAAGGTGAAGGAGGAGGACTTCCGCTACCCAGGGCCCAAGCCGCGCAGCAAGGAGACGGCCATCGTCATGCTGGCCGACTCGGTGGAGGCGTCGGCCCGTGCGCTGGGGCATGCGACCCCGGGCCGCATCGAGGGGCTGGTGCGGCGGGTCATCCGGGAGCGGCTCCTGGACGGGCAGCTCGACGAGAGCACGCTGACGCTGCAGGAGCTCAACACCATCGCCAACGCCTTCGTGCGGGTGCTGACGGGGGTCTACCACGCCCGCATCGAGTACCCCCAGCTCGAACGCGAGGTGCAGGTGCGCCGTCATGAGAGCAAGTGA
- a CDS encoding cytidine deaminase yields MQLTAEQEDRLVRAAWEARRHAYAPYSRFAVGAAVMADDGQVFSGCNVENAVYGATLCAERVAVGQAVASGRRRLVAVAVVAETSSPTTPCGTCRQVLTEFAQDMPVVIDNGRQRWHFRLAELLPQAFGRSQLDGR; encoded by the coding sequence GTGCAACTGACAGCCGAGCAGGAGGACCGACTGGTCCGGGCGGCGTGGGAGGCGCGCCGGCACGCCTACGCGCCGTACTCGCGCTTCGCCGTCGGGGCGGCCGTGATGGCCGACGACGGCCAGGTCTTCTCGGGGTGCAACGTCGAAAACGCCGTCTACGGTGCCACCTTGTGCGCGGAGCGGGTGGCGGTGGGCCAGGCCGTGGCGTCGGGCCGCCGGCGTCTGGTGGCCGTGGCCGTGGTGGCCGAGACCTCATCCCCGACCACGCCCTGCGGTACGTGCCGCCAGGTACTGACGGAGTTCGCCCAGGACATGCCCGTCGTCATCGACAACGGGCGGCAGCGGTGGCACTTCCGGCTGGCCGAGCTGTTGCCCCAGGCGTTCGGCAGGAGCCAGCTCGACGGGCGGTGA
- the ybeY gene encoding rRNA maturation RNase YbeY, with protein sequence MRASERRPEPFVVRVHNHQREVAVSGYLRRRLLHRAVREVLRRELGPEAGRPREVSVALVDEPTIAALNRRFRGVDAPTDVLSFKLEDPEEPEPDPAPDPAEPQLLGEIVISVPRAVAQAEAYGHSVERELAYLAVHGCLHLLGYDHEDEPSRQAMRQREEAALSACGLTR encoded by the coding sequence ATGAGAGCAAGTGAGCGCCGTCCCGAGCCGTTCGTGGTGCGAGTCCACAACCACCAGCGCGAGGTGGCCGTCTCGGGCTACCTGCGCCGCCGGCTGCTGCACCGGGCCGTGCGCGAGGTGCTGCGCCGCGAGCTGGGGCCCGAGGCGGGCCGACCGCGGGAGGTGAGCGTCGCGTTGGTGGACGAGCCTACCATCGCCGCGCTCAACCGCCGGTTCCGCGGCGTCGACGCCCCCACCGACGTCCTCTCCTTCAAGCTGGAAGACCCCGAGGAGCCGGAGCCGGACCCGGCCCCGGACCCGGCGGAGCCGCAGCTGCTCGGCGAGATCGTCATCAGCGTGCCGCGCGCGGTGGCGCAGGCCGAGGCGTACGGTCACTCCGTGGAGCGGGAGCTCGCCTACCTGGCGGTGCACGGCTGCCTGCACCTGCTCGGCTACGACCACGAGGACGAGCCCTCGCGGCAGGCCATGCGCCAGCGAGAGGAAGCGGCCCTGAGCGCATGCGGCCTCACCCGGTGA